The Dokdonella koreensis DS-123 genome has a segment encoding these proteins:
- a CDS encoding protein adenylyltransferase SelO has translation MDELIFDNTFLRALPGDPLADAVPREVRGALHTTVMPTPVAAPRLLAWSREMAGELGFSEQDVQAPAFAAVFAGNALLPGMQPYATNYGGHQFGHWAGQLGDGRAIALGEAIGRSGHRWELQLKGAGRTPYSRSADGRAVLRSSVREFLCSEAMHHLGVPTTRALCLVATGEAVLRDMFYDGHPQLEPGAIVCRAAPSFIRFGHFELPAARGEQALLEQLVDFTITRHFPHLTGDVAARRADWFGEVCERTARLMAEWMRVGFVHGVMNTDNLSILGLTIDYGPYGWIEDFDPDWTPNTTDRRQRRYRFGQQPAVAYWNLGRLAQALSPLFASAEPLQAGLQRYVDAYVAAERAVIAGKLGLADWRDGDDALMAAWQDRMRDAGIDMTLGFRALAAIDPRAPSLAPLADAFYDEARRERETPALLDWLARYAARLAGDPLPQAERSARMRAVNPRYVLRNYLAQQAIERAEQGDAAGIGELLDLLRHPYEDQPGREAFAARRPDWARDRPGCSMLSCSS, from the coding sequence GTGGACGAGCTGATCTTCGACAACACATTCCTGCGCGCGCTTCCTGGCGATCCGCTGGCCGATGCCGTGCCGCGCGAGGTGCGCGGCGCGCTCCACACCACGGTGATGCCGACGCCGGTGGCGGCGCCGCGGCTGCTGGCCTGGTCGCGGGAGATGGCCGGAGAGCTGGGCTTTTCCGAGCAGGACGTGCAGGCGCCGGCCTTTGCCGCGGTGTTCGCCGGCAACGCGCTGCTGCCGGGCATGCAGCCGTACGCGACCAACTACGGCGGCCACCAGTTCGGCCACTGGGCCGGCCAGCTCGGCGACGGCCGGGCGATCGCGCTCGGCGAGGCCATTGGCCGCAGCGGCCACCGCTGGGAACTCCAGCTCAAGGGGGCCGGCCGCACGCCGTATTCGCGCAGCGCCGACGGCCGCGCCGTGCTGCGCTCGTCGGTGCGCGAGTTCCTGTGCAGCGAGGCGATGCATCACCTCGGCGTGCCGACCACGCGCGCGCTGTGCCTGGTCGCCACCGGTGAAGCCGTCCTGCGCGACATGTTCTATGACGGCCACCCGCAGCTCGAGCCAGGCGCCATCGTCTGCCGCGCGGCACCGTCGTTCATCCGCTTCGGGCATTTCGAGTTGCCGGCGGCACGCGGCGAGCAGGCGCTGCTCGAACAACTGGTCGATTTCACGATCACCCGCCACTTCCCGCACCTGACCGGTGACGTCGCGGCGCGGCGCGCCGACTGGTTCGGCGAGGTCTGCGAGCGCACGGCGCGGCTGATGGCCGAATGGATGCGCGTGGGCTTCGTCCACGGCGTCATGAACACCGACAACCTGTCGATCCTGGGCCTGACGATCGACTACGGGCCCTACGGCTGGATCGAGGACTTCGATCCGGACTGGACGCCCAACACCACCGACCGCCGGCAGCGCCGCTACCGGTTCGGCCAGCAGCCGGCGGTCGCGTACTGGAACCTCGGCCGCCTGGCCCAGGCGCTGTCGCCGCTGTTCGCGTCGGCCGAGCCGTTGCAGGCCGGCCTGCAACGCTATGTCGACGCCTACGTGGCGGCGGAACGGGCCGTGATCGCCGGCAAGCTCGGCTTGGCCGACTGGCGCGACGGCGACGATGCGCTGATGGCGGCGTGGCAGGACCGCATGCGCGACGCCGGCATCGACATGACGCTGGGGTTCCGCGCGCTCGCGGCGATCGATCCGCGCGCGCCGTCGCTGGCGCCGCTGGCGGACGCGTTCTACGACGAGGCCCGGCGCGAGCGCGAGACGCCGGCGCTGCTCGACTGGCTGGCGCGCTACGCCGCGCGCCTGGCCGGCGACCCGCTGCCGCAGGCCGAGCGCAGCGCGCGCATGCGGGCCGTCAATCCGCGCTACGTGCTGCGCAACTACCTGGCCCAGCAGGCGATCGAGCGGGCCGAGCAGGGCGACGCGGCCGGCATCGGCGAGCTGCTGGATCTGCTGCGCCACCCGTACGAGGACCAGCCCGGGCGCGAGGCGTTCGCCGCGCGCCGGCCGGACTGGGCGCGCGATCGTCCCGGCTGCTCGATGCTCTCGTGCAGTTCCTGA